The DNA region TATGGCTTACTGTTCAGCTAAACTAACAAAAACTGTAATTGTAGCCTAATAAAATGCTAGCTGATAGTTCCGCCATTAAACTGCGGGCTTTTAATAATACACTATATCAAGTGGGTATGAAACACTGAAATCACTTGTTTCTGATTCATTCTATGCTctaacatatatttatatttttaattgtattctGTATTGTGTATTCCATATTTTCATAAACATGACCCTCAAAGGCTCACAGTCTGAACTGGAAGAATATAATCAAACACATAAGAGATGTCAATAACAACCAGTTAACAGGGGACACAGAAAATGAAACTGTCATGTCATTCAGACTAAGCAACTTCAGTTCtttaaacaaaaagaagaaatgaaagtgaGCAGGCAATGACTTAATCATCCTACCTACATATTGACATCACAAGACAATTCATgctctttatttttcctctggTCTAACTGGCCTGTCAGATCGAGCCAGCTCAGAGTACGAGGCATATGATGTGTTGATCCTCAGAACAAAAGCTCATTGTTTCCCTCTGATTATCCATTTACGGCCTGAGGCCATACCAGCCTCAAGCATGTCTCAGTCAGGCCACCAGCCACTGTGTCGAAAGTTCAAATCTAAAGATGGGGGTTTCCTGCCTCTTTTGCTCGTGCTAGCCAATGATAAACATGTACATCTGAGGGGTTATTTGTACACGACAGCAAATCCACATggttcaaaatgttcaatttaaaCCAGGTAAGCGTTAAAAGACTTATTTCAGTGCTTCAACCTGTTGTGCCCTCGTCAGATCCTGTACACATACTTCATGCCATGTGGAAATGAGACTATATAAGGTGATTGGGACACAGCCATTTCCATTGTTATGCTTGGCAGAAACAGCGGAGTCTAGTTGTGGTTGGCGTTTGTGTGCTGGGGGAAGCTAAACAGAGAAGTCTGTCAGAGGAGCTCTGAAAACCATGTGAAGAGCGACTGATGGAACACTTGACCCAAAGCCGTTCTCAATTTGAACTGTCACACACTCTTATGACACAGCTCGAGGCATGCCATCATGGGTGTTAGAcaacacagtaaacacattcacataGCCATGTATTTCAAAGGCCAtttcatcaacagaaaatttATTAAataactttacaaaaaaaagttgatgtTTGTCACTTGTACAATGACCCCCCCTTCCCAACTCTGTCCCACCCTTTCCACATAACAACATTAAACATACTGCTGACACTTGTTTATGGTCACTTCATTCACCATAACTTACTGTATATCATCTGCATTTGTGTACAGTTTTACATGACATTGTATTTAGAGACAACATCATCTACATAAGGTTTGTCAAAACCTTTGAATCACGgtacatttttgattttggaGTCCAACTCGTGTCATTTTGGCACAAATGACTGTCTTGCATCACACAGCCATGATGCACATCAGTCATATGTTAGGTCACTTTTTCCCTGCAACGTACAACTTTTGAGTTTTTAGTCAAGACGCCTTTCAACATGTATGAAAACAGTTTACAAATGGCATGAAAATACAATAGAAATGTCAGAGATTTTGATCCTTTTGGTCCTCTGAGACTCCAACATGATGACTCAAGTCTGACTTTTATGTTCAGACTGACTTCATAAGTTTTGAAAACTGGTTTTAGAGGACTGTCCACTGTGATCTTTTGGCCACTTGCAGCGGTTTAAAGATCACACAGATGTTACACCGATTCCAATTGGATACTGTCACACCTGACACTAAACCAAATAAGGTTTTATGAGTTGACATCAAAAGGGTCTTTATGACTAGAGCCGAGTGTCACACAGGGCAGTCCTACAGGATGTACTAACGGTGTATGTTGTCCCATAACACCACACAATGCTGAAGTTACAATGTGAAGCATCTACATCAAACACTACACTTCCCACGTGGCTCACATTCCAGCTACATGTCCACAAACACCATGAAGCACCAACCGAGCCCCCCCACCAAAAACATGGTGATCTGCATGCTGTAGATGATTAGGTCATTAAGCACCCCAAAGTCCAGGCGCCGGTGTCCTAACAAAAGCAAGATGACGGACAGCTTGTACTGCAGGCGCAGGAGTACACGCACGCTGACGTActgcagaaagaaaagagtggAGAGCGCCACCCACAGCAGGGAGGTCAGCAGACTGCAGCCAAAGTAGAGGAGGAATCGGAGGAAGCTGTACATGCAGCGTGACCTCAGGTAGAGGTCAAAGTTATTGTATTTGGTGCGCACTAGCTTGGTAGCGTGTGTCGACCCACAGGCCGAGTGCATGCAGGTGGTGTGGGGCCCATGGAAGCTGCGCACCCGCCGAGGGATTGGGATCACAGGCATGGGTGGGCTACAGGAGCCCAGCACTGTGCACAGGAGTCCCGGGTACACGTGGAGTCCTCTGTGAGCGCTGCTTCCGGGGAAGTTTTAGCATCATTAACTTAAGACGAGCCCTCAGAAATGAGATGTGGCTGCTGGTTGTGTCTCTTGAGGTCAGGAAGGCTTTCTTCTTTAAATGCAACAAGACTCTGTGGAGAAAATAAAGTATTACTGCATGGTTTATAGATGCATATTCCaattgcacatgcacacattattACCTGAATTGCAGGTCTATGCATAATTCATATTATTAAGTAGACAGCTATCTAAGTGTTAAGTCGGTAGGATTAAACCTATAAGTagttatcatttatatttgcaAACACATAGAAGGCACACAGTATCTCCAacccctccaaaaaaacaaaaaggcctTTGATCCATTATGCTAGTCAAGAAATAAGTGATCGTGCAGGATACATGGTATTCATACATGCAACACTACGGCGTCTTCCTCCTTACCAACAACGCTGGTGTTTGACTCTCGGGTGGCAGTAGCATTGTATCACATTATAAACAACTGGCTGTAACATAAACACactacatttgttttctttttcctccaccGATgcacagggttttttttttcttttctccagcGGAGATGAGGCAGCAGGGACGGCAAGCCGGTGGTTGTACGTTGCGTCCTGTCGCAAAATTTACGAGTCATCTTGCTGTGACGACAGTTGCCGGCGTTAAAGGGGAAGTGCTCTCCAAGAAAAGGATGCGCGCTTTAGGTATCAGCGTAGCTGTGGAGCTGAATACGCATCATTTATCTACAGAATCACATATTCAGCAAAAAAACACGCAgggattgtgtatgtgtgtgtgtgtgtgtgtgtgtgtgtgtgtgtgtgtgtgtgtgttgtttgtgtctttatctgtgtgtgtgtggttggggggggggggggggggggggtaattcactttcagggacacaaaccAGATTTAACACGACTTGTGGTAAAATTGGTAAAACGCtcatttttgggtcagtggttaaggttagggttaagtgtaggcaagtagtggttatggttttGGGTTAGGGTAAATCTTAAGGAAATGGAGGAAAGTTTATGCAAATACCCCAAAAGTAACTTAGGTAAACCTCCGTCTGTCTGCgcgtgtctttgtgtgtgtgaaagagagatagaCTATCCTACAGTGCATTTAGAAATACAATTCTCAAGTTTGCCTTTTAAGTTTTCAAACTGCATTGGAAAAGTCAGCGACTCAAAGAGAAGCAGCAtacatcacatataaaatatgtcaCTAGATTTCAGGGATATTCAAATAATATTCAATAGGCCTGTGTTATAAGGAGTAGAacatcaaaaatattttatatattcaaaaaaaatccaagtgacaaaaacatcaaatgttgATTAATTCTAATTATGAGTAAATGTTTATCACATTATTGTGGGTTTAACCTTCATCCTACCAGCACATACAAGGGCTACCATCTGGGGTcttgaataaactactgtaagaaacaacCATTGTCacaaaatgttaacttatttctcctcaaaacattattaattatataattaatgtCACCTGAAAAAACGGATTATTATTGTTCTACGGAAGTTAAGTTAATTTGAATATTgtgttggggggaaaaaatacttttgCAGCTTTTATCCCAAGTACAATCTTTCCACAAAGCCCTCAAAATAACTGACAGTGTCCCTAACCCCACTGATAGTAtgtgatactttaaattaaGACTCAtggcaaacatgaacacaataaaTAGTTCCATATATAAAACTGCAGAGGTGGCATTGGGTACTTTTGACTGGGGAAATAATGATATTAAGTCAGTGGGAACTGATTGACAAAGAAAAAttgtaatgataaaataaagcaCCTGTGAGATATGACAAAAGTACACCTCTGAGGTCTGCAGGTACCCCAGTCAGTAGGATTAATGTTAATCAGTATTTCTACCATCACCTACCTGCAGGATTATTGCCACACGTGTGATCTGTCTGCACTGTACTCTGAATGTGTGCATTTCTATTCATGTTGTCTTTGAACCTCACACAAGGTTGCACACAGTGCACGCGCATCTTCAGAAGTGAGTGAGCCACATAAACGTGTTATGGCCTCTCACCATGGTCTCACTCTGTATATCAAGTAACCTTCATTGGTCAGATTTATGGGTTGGCCAAATGATTACATCTCAACTATCTGTCAGCAAGCCAGATGGCAGCAGGTgacaataaatcataaataaaggctttcttttggagaaaaaaaagagtttattaCAGTTGTTAATAGTGTGCTGGATCACTTTGCTGAAAATTTAAAGGTGTATTATgcaaaattagaaaaacaaacgttataatatttaatcaaaCACATATAAATCTGTCACTGGATACTGAATATATTAATCCATGTACTGTACTTTCATATTATGATTGAGCTTAGTAATGAAATCCATAGCATAATAATTTGAGTTGCAGCCAGAGTCTGAAGTCAGCTCTGGCCATATACAAATTAAAATGgctttatttataaaaacagagaGTATTTCCTCAGTCCACAAGAGAGCGCTCACTGTCACTGAATGTCTTCAAAGTACTTTTTTAAGTGTGTGAAGAGATGTAGCTGTTTGGCCTCGTACTTCACAAAGCATCTTCTTTAAATAGTAGAATCTGATCTTCTTTAAATTGTCTACTATAAGTCTGAACTTTGATCTTACACCTAAGTCAAGACTCAAGACATCAAAGCTTTGATACAAAATTGTGTGGTAGCCAGACAGTAAACTGACTGCAGTTTTGAAATCCACTTACCACCACCAATAACCAGCATCTGCTAGACAGCATTGTTACCTGTTCcatttaaatagttttcttatttttctgaAGCATTTTCCataaaggctttttttaaagagcttttCAAGCTCAGGGTCATGCcatactgtgtgtgcatgcactgAATGAGTTGAATTCATTGGAAGAGCTGCTTTCATACAATAATGTAATCTTATTGTTTCTTTATGAAATGTATCTTTGTCTTTTCAATGTCATACTAGTGGCAAAGATTCAAGGCACTGAAATATTGCTTCAGAAGAACGAGAAGATTCTTCACTTTCCATATTGACAGATATTTGTTACATCAGATTATTTGTAATAGCAATAACTACTGATGGTAATGACCCCAAGGCCTCACCTGTATCTTATTCTGTTGAAGGTGCTTAATCTGATTTTGCAAGCTTGAAATTCACGTTATTCCTTCCTAATAATTCACTTGCAGTCTCAcacatatgtatttttttaaagaatgactTTTGAGACTGCAGTTTCAAAATCTTTGGATCAGTGGATGCAGAAAAGCTGACAAACTGCACCAGTTTGTCAATGACTTGTTTTAGCCACTTTCAACAGGAAgagttttttgaatttttgttcAGAATTGGATTTCAGATCTTTGGATCACTTTGAGAGCAAACCCTGCTTTGCAGGTCTTTGCACTTCTCGTCCCAGCTGAATTAATTCCATTTGGCAAGAAACCTTCCCGCCTATCTTCCTCTGTAACCCCCTAGAGAGTAATGCCTATAATGGGTTGCACTATTTTCTGGGTAGAAGATTAATGATGGTCATTTAGGAAAGAAATGTCCGGAAAGTTATCCTTGCTTGTCAGGTAGTGAAGAACCGGATTCCTCTCTCAGGGATGAATAAAGTCAGCATGGAAGGAAAGGACACGTGTAGATGAGAAGGTGTCTGAATAAGCACTGTGAGAGCTCACATTTATGTTGGCCAAGTGATATGCAAACAACAGCattcaaaacatgcaaacaggACTTGGGCACTGGCTTCCTTTTTTAGCAGatttgtaaaaacaaataataaaaaaaaaaaaagaaagactggTTGCACTTCACATGCAGTTAATTTGCTTACACTTTGATGGTCTCTTTCATGTCGTTAAGCATAGACTATAGCACGGGTCCTCTTGTCCACCGGGGATCAGCTGCTTGTCTTCAATTAGTCGTAATCACATGAGCTGACCTATTTACAAGGCTCACCGATCAAACAGAACAAAGTAATGTTTGAATTGTGTTGTGATGCCAAGTCCCAGTGTTTTACAATGGGAGATCTGATTAAATATCCACACAGGAACTCATGCTTACATTAGgttttttctcattcatttatATAGAAGGTGaattgtacagtatgtatgtgctGGAATATgccatcattatcatcatttgttatttttttctaaaacatttcattgtatTGTTATTCATTGTTGAGAAACAGCTGATGAGACTGATGAGTGTGATTTTATACCACTGGAGGGTGCTGTTTATCCAGGTTTCACTGCACATACCAGTGCATTTCAAGTCTAGTATGAAGCATCACCTTCAAGGGCATGGCACTGGTctatctctcctccttcctATATAGACTTATTTGAACAAAATCCAGCTCCTACATTATTGCCTTCTTTGATAAATGGACAGATATGGCACCATTACAGCCGCAAATGCCACTAAATGGTGCCAAGTTTAGATGTTGCCTTACGCCTGCATGTGGTTAATAACTGCGCCCAAGCTGAGGAAGCTCCTCTCGTACCATTATCAAGAAAAACGACACCGATAAAGTAGTCGCTAGTGATTTAGACATCCAAGCGCCCTTGGAAAGGATGTATACTGGTTCTAATCATGCATTATGGCAATATTATAGACTCATATTTTTCTCTTCCAAAACATGAAGACCTTTAGATCAGTGCCTCAACTTCCTGAAAGTGGAGGTTGATGAGGAAAAGTGTGTAGGTTTTAAGTTTCTTTCCAACTGGGAATGTATCTGAAGAATggtgcttttaaaaatgtcattgcCAAGGCTAGTTGTTCACTTGCTGACAAACTGCAGAGACCAAATCTTCTCTGTACTTGTAGCCTTGTGAAGTGGCAATTGCAAACCACAGCTAAAGCTCTCCCCCGCTGCCCACCCCAAAAAACCCTTGCCAATACATCGCCATCATGACCCAAAGAGTGTCTTCAGTAAGCAAGATTAAAGGGGCAACATGTCAAAATCCTCTTTGACTCCTCTACATACACTTGGGCTAaatcaattaattcattaaCTAAGTAGAGGTCACAGCCAGTAGTTGAGCTAAgacaaattaaatcaattagTCGGGCTAATAAGATGAGGGAGACTTTAATTAGTGAAAGTTTAATCAAAGTGCTGTGCTAAGTTATGAAGCAGCCTAATGGATCTCCTATAGAAAAATCCATTCAGCCTGTTGGGTAAAACTTTGgccacatatttaaaaatgtgtgtgcttttatgtgCTTATAGTGTCATTTGAGTTGTAGGTGTTTGCTGtctacttttatttgtttctgagGAATGTCTTAAATTATCTTTccagtctttctctctgtctgataATGTTcatgaaacacataaaaaaagtaaaataattataattaaaagatGAGTAAAAAGGATCTAACACTGATCCACTTCCAGGACAGTTAGTGTGCAGAGGATGCCAAGCCTGGGAGAACAAATTAAGCACCCAATTCaactaattaaaataaagtgtgatgCAGGCAGTTGGGTCAGAGTTGCTTCCAAGTTTCTTTGGTACATAAATTTGAATTATTAAGGAAATAGCCTCAAGGCTGTTCAAACACTTAAATCCtcctcagtgtttttttttttttttttttttttttttttttaatatatttggtttCATCAactcatgtgcatgtgtgtttgttaagTGCACGCATCTGTGTGTGCTTCATAATCCTGTCAAGCCATCTGTTGTCATTAAAATCTGCTCCTGTTGCACCATAGATCCAAAGTATTCATTTGACCAGATGTTACTTTGAAATATTGTTTCTCAAAGTTTTCCCAGTTGTTTTGCACAGTCTTGGTACAGTCTCGGCACAATATATAATtgtttggaaaaaaacataaattcacAAGAGCCTGTAGTGCTTTCTATGTTGCTCTGAGAGGTgttacattttgggaaatgttaCAAAGTTATAGAATATGGACACACAATTGCTTTTTCCTACAAAATTTCCCTGCAAAGTGCAAATTATTGAATGTTATTCCCTGGTGTCATTGATGACTGATGGTCAGTCTTTGCCCTCTCCCCTCTGTGCCCGGCCACATGTGGTTGGATTGGGCCTGACTAATGTTAATCCTTGGCATAAGGGGGTTAGGCGGGATTATCGGCTGATGTGGAAACATCTGTATGTGAGGATGAGAGGGTTGTGAGGCTTGGACCTAGAAATAGAAGAAAGGGTGTTTGGGGCAGACTGACCTGCATGGGGAGCACATTGAGACTCCAATAGAAGTGAAGCTGCAGCCAAAGGTATGGTGGGAGATGAGAGACATATCCTTGGTTTTTTGGTTTCGACAGTTCTTCTCTCTCAAGTTGCCAAGTCAGCACATGACAGCTATATAGGAAGCATTCTTAAGAAAGTCACAAAAACCAATTACTCAGTATCTAATATACAGTATCTGTTGTACAATTTGAAAATTGAGCTTAAAATAAGGGAaatattctgacatttcagTAATTTTAAACAAGAGGAAATCAATTTGCTAGCACACACAGCTGCttaaaaatcattatatttcctttctcctcctgctcATCACAGGGCTCCAATGAATCAAAGGCCtgggtttttgtgttttacatattttgtatatagACCCACTTCTACATTTCTATCTGGGAGTGATGCATCGGGCCATTAATATGCAGGGATGATTTAGAGGGCAGGGGAGACTGGGGGATTAGGCCTGCTTCAGTCCTCACTGGGGGGAGTTTGAGGAAGGAGGAGGTTTACATCAACAAGCCCTGATTTACGTTGGTGAACAGATGGCGGAGAAATTGCTCTGTTTGGAAATGATGTgcaatttatttcagttgatattgtggagagagagagagggagagagagagagagagaattgaTTGTTGCAGAGCAAAGAGGGCTAAGATGTGGTTACTGTGGAACTATCAGGGTGAACGTCTTTTTCACTCTATGGTAAAAAAAGGTGAAACTGATAGTACTGCGCAGTGCAGGGCTAAAATAGACATCAATTGTGAGAGACCAGGTGTGGTGACC from Scomber scombrus chromosome 15, fScoSco1.1, whole genome shotgun sequence includes:
- the LOC133995502 gene encoding transmembrane protein 250, coding for MPVIPIPRRVRSFHGPHTTCMHSACGSTHATKLVRTKYNNFDLYLRSRCMYSFLRFLLYFGCSLLTSLLWVALSTLFFLQYVSVRVLLRLQYKLSVILLLLGHRRLDFGVLNDLIIYSMQITMFLVGGLGWCFMVFVDM